From Toxorhynchites rutilus septentrionalis strain SRP chromosome 2, ASM2978413v1, whole genome shotgun sequence, a single genomic window includes:
- the LOC129769037 gene encoding regulator of microtubule dynamics protein 1-like: protein MSQLNEIIVIVDRLFDECKFEDTCALLKRHVEPPQYEIQWRLARAIYSVYKEHQQTDKKRADALIHEGYEVASKMMEIAPNAANSHRFYATFLLEQTTLEGPQQAIRITTKALDHIKTAKRLDPGDPFVWLMEGVLYGKLASLPWLEKKFIQMFNRELVQPTLEDALECLLKAEQLRPNFLVLNNFLIGKIYYDMKEYGKAKVYLGLVANLDPVRTADERNGKEMAVKMLKKLQ, encoded by the exons ATGTCACAACTCAACGAGATCATCGTTATAGTTGATCGTCTATTCGATGAGTGCAAATTTGAGGATACTTGTGCGTTGCTCAAACGACACGTA GAACCTCCACAGTACGAAATTCAATGGCGTCTCGCACGAGCAATCTACAGCGTCTACAAAGAGCATCAACAAACGGACAAAAAACGTGCCGATGCGTTGATCCATGAGGGCTATGAGGTTGCATCTAAGATGATGGAAATAGCACCGAATGCTGCAAACTCTCATCGATTTTATGCAACCTTTCTTCTAGAGCAAACGACCCTCGAAGGTCCCCAGCAGGCGATCCGGATCACGACAAAAGCTCTTGACCACATTAAGACCGCCAAGCGGTTAGATCCAGGGGATCCGTTTGTATGGTTAATGGAAGGTGTACTCTACGGAAAACTAGCTTCACTGCCGTGGCTCGAGAAGAAATTTATTCAAATGTTCAATCGTGAATTGGTGCAACCGACGCTCGAAGATGCGCTCGAGTGTTTACTGAAGGCGGAACAGTTGAGGCCAAACTTTTTGGTTTTGAACAACTTTTTGATCGGGAAAATTTACTACGATATGAAGGAATACGGGAAGGCTAAGGTGTACCTAGGCTTGGTGGCTAATTTAGATCCAGTCAG GACGGCTGATGAAAGGAATGGTAAAGAAATGGCGGTGAAAATGTTGAAGAAGTTGCAGTGA